In one Uloborus diversus isolate 005 unplaced genomic scaffold, Udiv.v.3.1 scaffold_12, whole genome shotgun sequence genomic region, the following are encoded:
- the LOC129232479 gene encoding uncharacterized protein LOC129232479: MCPIGESELSPSPRSRLAELREGAWEAGDSGSPPDVPPPWLDRQMFDRARHLFKMYFFSIFFSHLSGLMLIVHLPSMTDTLLSTGHSSSVVSLFRRYLSTLIHIRHWYEGDIWDVDDPAHQSITHVRAMHRRVADRLNDGNQSESQPEATPENDSPRPILSVIDKPRPNTPKNSVLKDRVAISQYDMALTQFAFVGLVIMNPKHVGLPLNRDDLKCLVHFWRAIGYMLGVEDRYNLCNEGLDEAINTCKDILECDLKPSLSNTSKDSSVMSKGIIQAMNSFIIFLSWEAMARFWYEKFNLKVGFPMGAYEKVGYWLMRFTFGWLLRWQLFHSFFNFLLRIAVRQALNRKEYFEGWLIRRYKLDNM; this comes from the exons ATGTGCCCCATCGGAGAATCCGAACTGAGCCCCTCCCCTCGCAGCCGATTAGCCGAGCTGAGGGAGGGGGCGTGGGAGGCAGGTGACAGTGGGAGCCCTCCCGATGTTCCTCCGCCCTGGCTGGACAGGCAGATGTTCGATCGAGCTAGACATCTCTTCAAGATGTATTTCTTCAG cATTTTCTTCAGTCATCTTTCTGGACTCATGCTGATAGTGCATTTGCCGAGCATGACAGACACACTCTTATCAACTGGACATTCTTCTTCCGTGGTGTCTCTGTTTCGCCGCTATCTCAGCACTTTGATACACATCCGGCACTGGTACGAAGGAGACATTTGGGATGTTGATGATCCCGCCCATCAAAGCATCACCCATGTCAGAGCAATGCACCGGAGAGTTGCCGATCGCCTCAACGATGGCAACCAATCGGAATCTCAACCCGAGGCCACGCCTGAAAATGATAGTCCCCGCCCCATACTTTCCGTCATTGATAAGCCACGCCCAAACACACCCAAAAACAGCGTACTTAAGGACAGAGTGGCCATTTCACAGTACGACATGGCCTTGACGCAGTTTGCCTTCGTAGGACTCGTGATCATGAACCCAAAACACGTCGGACTACCTCTCAATCGAGACGACTTGAAATGCCTGGTCCACTTCTGGCGTGCTATTGGTTATATGCTCGGAGTAGAGGACAGGTACAACCTTTGTAACGAAGGACTGGACGAAGCCATAAACACTTGCAAGGACATCCTGGAATGTGATCTTAAACCTTCCTTATCGAATACTTCCAAGGATTCTTCCGTTATGAGCAAGGGAATAATCCAAGCCATGAATTCGTTCATCATCTTCCTCAGTTGGGAAGCCATGGCGCGTTTCTGGTACGAGAAGTTCAACCTCAAGGTTGGTTTTCCCATGGGTGCCTACGAAAAGGTAGGCTACTGGCTCATGAGATTTACTTTCGGGTGGTTGCTGCGGTGGCAGTTGTTTCATTCTTTCTTCAACTTTTTGTTGAGGATCGCCGTGCGACAAGCTCTAAATCGAAAAGAGTATTTTGAAGGATGGTTAATACGTCGCTATAAGCTGGACAACATGTGA